The Aspergillus luchuensis IFO 4308 DNA, chromosome 6, nearly complete sequence genome segment CTGCGGCGGGCCATGATGGCCTCCCACTCAGAGCGGTACTCCTCGACGCGCTGCTGGTAGTCCAACTCGGGGTCGTAGTACTTGCCAACACCACGGAAGCGCTCCCACAGGGACAGGTGCTTAGGGTGGATGGCAACACCGTGGTACTCATTCTCGCGACCCTCGCGAATAAATCTCCAGCGGcgctcctgctccttgaGATCCAGACCGGTGGTGTccgggaggaagaagtaagTCAGGAACATGCCGAAGATACCCCACCAGGGCACAAAGTAGAACTTGGTCTGGGTGTCGATGTagttgaagaggatggcAGCCAACAAGGCTCCCAGTTTACCGCAGGCAGCGGAGATACCGTGGGCGGTGGCACGGATGGGAGTGGGAAAAACTTCACCAGCCACCAGGAAGGTAATGCAGTTGGGGCCGAATTGGTTGAAGAAACTCCCCAAGAAGTACATGGCTTGGAAGGAGTGGATATGGGCGGCTTGGgtgtagtagtggtagtggaaAGCCGGCACCACGTACACAATGAAGCAGAGCAGGAAGCCCATGATCTGCATCCATTTGCGGCCATAGAGCTTGTTGTCCACGAGCATAATGGCAGCATAGTAGCCCATCAGGGTGACAACGCAGTTGATAAAGCTCCACTGCCAGGTAACGAAGATGGACTTGGTGTTGGGGCTGATAACCTTGATGAAATCACTGGAGAAGAGCTTGGCACCGTAGAAGAAGACGTCGTTGGCGAACCATCCACCGGCAGTGGCCAAAACACGGGGGGTGAAGTACTTGAAAGTGAGGCGGAGTGATTCAGTGTCGTAGCCAGTAACcgaattcttcttcttggtggCCGCAAGCTGCTTACTAGCAGCCTTCATGTGGTAGGCACGGTAGTAGATGAGCCAGAAGGTACCAACCATTGGGATGACGAAGGAGATACGGTAGGTCCATTGGGTGTTAGTCTGGCTGATAGGCTCCTCTCCGCTACCAGCGTTGAAGATAAGAAGCAAGATCATGAGGATAGCCTGGTTCAAGACCTGACCCCAACCCTGCATGGAGAACACACCAACGACCTTGGAACCACGGTGAAGACGATCCTCGCGAGTAGAGAGCTTGCCGGAACCAACCGCGTTCTCCATACCACTGGTAGCAGTCATCGGGTACTCGCCACCTAAGAAGAGTCAGCTAATCGGTATTCGGGAGGAGGCTTTGGTGTCGCCAATGTAAAGCGGAAAGGTACAACTTACCAACACCGATGCCGTAGATGAACAGGGACCAAGCATAGCAGATCACCCAGCCGTTTTGTGTGACACCCCAGGCGCAAGTCAACATGACCAGGCCCAAGAACATGATCCAGGCATCCTGCAGCAAACCCCAACGACGACCCACCCAGTCACCAATGACACCAACGAGGACCTGACCGATGATTATACCGACGATTTCGAGGTAGGTAATAGCGTTGATCCACTGCTTATTACAAATTTCGTAACTATTCCAGCAAGTCGAGAAAGAATGCTGAAAGAGGGTGGAGATGTTTCCGATGGACAGGAGAACGTAACTGTGGCACGTGCGTTAGAAAGAACTAATGCCGATCAATTGATTTGGGGTAACTATACCCTTCCAAACCAATACCAGCACctgggatgatggtgttgcgGAAGTAGCCCATTATTGGGGAGAGAGGATCCCTCTTGATCTCAGCCCAGAGAGCCGACCATTGACGGCTACGCTCCTTGTTGTCGACCGAGGTGACGAACTTGACACGCTGCCCAATGGGAAGGTCGGCCCAGTAGACACCCTGCGCAGTGTAGCTGTCATCGGGACGGAGGAGGCGATCAAAGCCCTCCTTCTCATTGGGATGCATCTCGGCAAAATCCTGCTTGCCGTTCATGTCGGGCCCGTGAGGAGCACGAGGGCCAAAGTCCGCCATATCTGCAGAGGATTCctcagagagagagagaggatgaaggggaCTTGCAAGAAAGATAAGGATGGTCTGAACTTGAGATGGAGATAGCAAGCAGGGTCAGCAAAGACGAGCGGCGATCCCTCGCCTTTTTAAGTGGTATCAAGAAGGGGATGGAGAATAGCATGCAGGCGTGTGTCTCGAGGTGTCAGCCTGTCAGCTAACAGGCGCAGCAACCGATCTATGCATCTCGAAGGAATAGCACCAGCACGTTCTGCAGAGAGCGGCTGTGGTTGGCCAGGGGGGCCATGATATCGCCGCACGTGGTTGGCGAGAGGGTGTCGCGCGACAGACAGCCTTAAGCGAGTCGAACAGGCCACTGCAGCTGGACGCTAGCATGGCTACCATGTCTAGCTGAAGGCAAAAAAGAGGGTGTACGGAGGACTGGATACAATGGTACCTAGTCCCCCGAGCGGGCCGATGGGTCAATTCGGGGGGTAAGTGGGTGTGCATGGGTGGGGGCAGCCAGGCCCCGTCCGACCAGACTAGTACTAGTGCcatgctggtgatgatgaatggcCTTAGCTATACGATGGCCTATGAAAGGGGCGAGTTAAGGGCGCAAACCGAAACTGTAGGTCGTCGGGTGGGCTTGAGCCATGATGTCTTTTTAAGCTGGACCCAAAGGTGGATTAACGTCATGCAGAGGCTAAGCTGAAATGTGTCCTGCCTGTGTATCTGACTCGAGAGGAAAGTGAGTATTCTTTTCCAGAAGGCGGAAGCTTGGTCAGTGTAACCTCAAGACGGACAGAGCCGTCTGCATGGTCCGGGATGCAAAGGGGATTGGACAATAGCACCCCCTCGAGTCAACCGGGATGATGCAGATGGTGTGTATCGCAACCGGGGAATGAGAGGGCGCGATGGGGGCACGTGCTGCAACGCCGGCCGGAGAGAGGCCAAGCTTTCTTGGCACCACGTGCCCCAGGCTGCCTTGGCTGTTGGACTCTTACGGGTCAACCATGAGAATTATCTCGTATTCTGTTGCTTGTCTGGCCTTGTCTATCTCGTCCCGGCTtgtcatttcttttttcaatTTGACTTTCTATGCTTCTTTCCTTGGTCCGATCATATTAGGAAGGCCAGGAACAACGTATCGGAAATTGATCTCATGGTGGTCGGACTTCCGTGAACCCTTTGGTCCACTCCCAGCCCAGACTTAATCCCTCGTGCGCATCCTGCTGCATCTCTTACGCCCGTCCACTTTAGACTGCATTCATTGTCCAGCGACGGAGGTGCCGTCATTGGCCGAGACAGAACAGTGTGTGTGAGATGTGTGTCAGAATGCCGATGCGGGCTCCTGTTGGACCCCTCTGCACTAGCCAATTATCAGGAAGATAATTTCTGTCCAGTGCAAGTTGCTGCCAAGCTGGATGGCTTGATTCCGGCTTGGCTTGAACCAGAGTTCACCTGGACCTGCTATCATGCCTTTCCTCGTAGTCAGAGGCCAAGTCAGAATTTGCTATCGTTCACGTGCTCCAATCCACCACAATTTCGTGGCTACACCCGGGACAATAAGGATATTCGACTGATTCAAACCGAGCAGAATGGGTAATGCCAGTTACAGTGTTCAGTAAGTGTCTATACCGCCTAGCTCTGTTTTCATATTATCTGTGGAAAGGTATCCTGTCCTGAAACTCATAGATCGTCCAGGTTCACTTCCTTGATGTCACATTGGCTTAGCTCGGTATGACATTCGAAACACTTGCGCAATGCAGATCTTCCTGGTTGGCTACAGCGGGCACAAGCCCTCGATTATTTTTACCGCATCGAGTTTCCGCTCAGCAGAGCAACTGGTCTCTCTAACGGCTtgcccagcagcatcaagaCATCCCACCAATAAATCCCCGGCCACCACTTTAACGAACCATTTCACCTCTCCCACCAAATACCCTGCATCTGATCCACAGGTGGAGATCCTCAATCCAGCCGCCTCTCGTGCGTTCTTAAGAGTCACATTGACCCCCCCACCCGGCTAACTGAACCTCACCTAGGGTCCTGTAACGCCCCTGGCTTAAGGCAGTAGGTTGCTAGGATCCGACGATCAGCACTTCACTCGGCTGGTTACTTTGGTTGCATCTACTAGCATCTCATCATTTCCCAGTCGGCCCGCCCCAATTCTTACCCAGCTGACCCCCCCAGCCAACAGCACGTACGATAGGCCATCAACTATCCCCACTCGTGGGCCTTGCCAACATCCGCCACACGCGTAAGCAAGCCTATGCACTAATTTCAGGCTACTCGTGTAGCAGCTGTTCTTGAAAGTCCGTATGCCTGTAAATGATCTTTGTTCCGCCGTTGTTCCAGATCAACGCACCCGGATTCCCCTTACAGAGTAATATGATGGGACCAGAACTTTactctcttcatctcatccatgtTTTCTGAGCGGGGCAAGGTGTTGTCTGTGCTTATTActacttctttctttttgcaAGAAGGGCATCTAATGCAGTTCTCGATGCTATCGACGCTTGCGCAATGAATCCGCCCCTTCCAGCAGTTCAGGCGGACGATCAGTTCGGAGCCAAAGAAAAGTTTGATATCTATAACAGACATTCTATACCTGCATGAATCACCACATATTTTGCATTGGAATGCAACAGAAGGCTCATAGCATCCTCTCCGCCACAGTGTATACTAGAAGACTTTCGAACGAACCCGGCCGATATCGAAGAAGGATTATAACCACCATCCAGCAAACGCAGCGTCCCCAACCCTATACCGTACAGTTATAGTTGTGGGGTTCAAAAGGCGAATACTGATTTATTATCATCAATGCCAAAAAATGCTGGGAATGGAATGAATCGAACGTGGCGATTCCTCCCTTATACCCCTCACTGTCGATGACGACAAAGACTCGAAAGAGTTTTTCTCATGGCCAAACCCGACATCTGCGTATAACCACGTATCCCGATCGCACATTCCTCATCTCGTCATAATTCTCATACAGTCCAGTAGATAATTGGTGTCAATTCATGTCTAATTCGCAGTTAATGTCCGCGGAATTTACACTCCATGGTAAGTCTTAACGTCATGCGCCGAGACCGAGACCGCCTTCCCGTCGATGCAACACCTTTCATTGTTTTCGGGGCAACTATCACCTTGTGTTACATACCCTACCGCGGATCCCCTTGCGCGGCCCCATCTGTCATTCGGAATGCGGAAGGTGTCCATGCTTGAACTTCGGATCGTGCGGATGTCTCCGCAACTGTCTCTCGTCCATTTTCAAATCACACCCAATGATCCTTTGCGATGGCCATTGCTCCGCTTAATGCATATGTCAATATATACTCAAGTACAGCATTGCAGATCGGTGCTTTCTGTAACATATTCGCTTTGGTGCTCTTGCCCACGCAATGCCATTGCAAACTGCAGAAACGTCCGATAGACTGCACTGGCACGTAGACGATCCGGGCAACAACAAGCTTTCTGGAGGAAAAGTTTCAAAGTGGAACAATCCACCATCGAGCCAAGTGCCAACTCAAAAACCCTATATGACAGCTCATCGAAGACGGGATTTCCGTGTCCGGATAATGTATCCGCAGCTCTTTACTACATTATGCAACCTTATGATGGCAGCCGCTTCTTGCAGGAAGTCCTTGACGTAAACACTAAAGTTTCAACCTCATACCTGTAGACTTAACAGCCAGAATGTGCGGGTTATTTACTGCTCATCTCTCCCTGCCGGAGGGACTTTTTCTTATCACTTGGTCAAGACAGTCAGCTGGCCATTGATGCTGTCGGGAGCCCGACGGTGACTCGAGTCAAGATGCTTTTGGAATCTTGCTGGACAGCTCTTGTCCATTTCTTCAGCTTCCAATCTTTGTTCGCATCCCAGCAgtctccacttccacccaAAGGAGGACTGGAATATCCACTTCCGCCTGGCGGGGAAGTGAATTATCCATCCCCAACTACTTCAACGGCCCAGCAGCCGACGCCCACAAAGATACTAAAATTCAAACCTATTGACGCATCGATTGAATGTGAGTATGAAGGGCTGAGTGATACACACGTTGCTCTACCTAGAGGTGATCAGAGGACTTGGCTCAAACCTAAACCCAATGTCAATGGTACAACCTACGATATTCACACGAACTATGAGACGACATGGCCCAAGGGCAGAGTTCGGGATGTAGGCGATGCTCTGTCTCCCGTTTTCAGGAAGCATTTGAGTGACACAATCTACAGTACAGCTTTACAGTTACCGAGTCGGGTGAGCTGGAACCTGATGGTGTCAAAAAGGAGGCGGGAAAATACTTCGATGGGAAATATCCTGGTCGTCGGATTGGTTGGTATCCTCTTTGAAGAGACTTTAAGCTGCCGGGGCTGATAAGTATTCATAGAGGCGTGTTGGGGCGATACTGTCCGTAAGCGTTGCCATGTCGTTGTACAGGCATAATACCATGCTGACGATGATTAGGCGTCCACGTCAAGAACAGCCTGCCGTATAATGGGACTGCAATCCATATGCATGGGATCCGCATGTTCGAAACTGGGTTTTCCGATGGCGTTCCGGGCGTCACCCAGTGTCCTATTGCTAAAAATGACACCTACACTTATGAGTTTACCGCAACCCAGTATGGCACAACGTGGTACCATAGCCACTATAGTCTCCAATACACGGATGGCCTGCTTGGCCCGTTAACTATTTACGGGCCTGCGTCGGTTGTCGATTACGATGATGCCCTTGAACCGTTGATGCTGGCGGACCGCATCCACCAGGGTGCCTTCGGGAGGTGGACTTGGGTGACGGTGGAGAATCACAACCCACCAATTCCCATGGATACCATTCTTATCAATGATCACGGTGGGTAGATGAAGCCTTGTGATCTTATTGGGGTGATAATAATGCACCACAGGCAGTGCGGCTGGCAAATTTCAGAACCTAAGATACAGGACAAAGAAAGTCACTAAGGTGAACTAAACTCTTCACTTGGATAAATGAACACGCATTCATCCTAATGGGTTTTACAGGGCAAGAAATACCTCCTTCGGCTGATCAATGCGTCCACCGATACGGCCTTCATTTTCAGTATCGATCAGCATAAGATGACAGTCATCGGAACAGATTTGGTGCCAATCACTCCTTATCTAAAGGACACACTATATATTGGTATTGGTAAGTTCTGCAGAGCGATATTAGCACATTTCCATTTCTCACAGCCGGTCTAGGCCAGCGGTACCATGTAATTGTGGAAGCCGATGCCATAGATGAGTGCCGGAATTACTGGATTCGGACTCAGCCTGCCACTGGTTGTCACAATTTCAACTTCGAACCAAATGAGAGGCAGGGTATCTTCGTTTACAATGAGGATAATCACGATGATCCCATATCCACTCCATATGTACCCCCATACAACGGAGACTGTCGGGACGAGGAGCACAAGGTGTTGAGGCCCGTTGTCGAATGGCAAGTGCCGCCGCCAACCCCAGACCAACTAAGAAAGGTTCAGTCACCCTGGATGGTATTAAAGCAAGACAACTTCACAATGCCACCCGAAGAAGGGCATGACGGTACAAACGACCCCAAATGGAGCGCATGGCAGATTCACGATGATCCTGCCTGGGTAAACTACAAAGACCTGACAATCAATCACCTCAACGGATCACACACGTGGCCAGCCAACGCTGCGTTATttgaaataagaagaaatgaaagcAACTGGGCATACATGGTGATAGACGGCGCGCATCAACCGAAAGAATCAGGAACCCCCTTGGGAGAAAAGACGGTTCCTGCCGCACACCCTGTAAGTGCTTCAATTATACTCATCCTTCTTTCCGCTGAAGCTGCTATATAATTTCTCTCATGGGTTTGTCGCTAATATAACGCCATATTAGATGCATCTGCATGGTCATGACTTTGCTCTGCTGAAGCAATCATACACCAAACTCGACGACAAATTATTCGATGGAAATCATACCGCGGATTTGCAGAAGTTTATAGAGACTGAACTAGAGTATAACAATCCGGCACGTCGCGACGTTGTCTTGTTACCCAAAGGTGGGTATATAGTGATTGCGTTCAAGGTTGATAACCCGGGCGCTTGGCTGCTCCATTGCCACATTGCCTAACATGCTTCCGGTGGACTGGCTTTGCAGATTCTCGAGGATAGAGAGAAGTTCCAGGAGATAATGAAACGCAAGAATGCGGATAATCAGACTGCAGAGGATCGGAAAAACAACGGGTGCAAGAATTGGGCGACGTGGTATGATAACAAGGCGAACCGCTGGGAAAACGGAACAGGACGATTCCAAGATGACTCTGGTGTTTAAGTTGCCGCCTATCTTCCATGGTAAGCATGCAGGAGGGGAATGGCGGCATGATCTGTCTATGGTGCGCTCGTTTGAATATATAGCAGGATGGTAAAATTTCTTGTTCCTCGCTATAACGACAAATATTGGTTATCTGTCGAAAGGGTGGGTATTATGGAAGGAGAATAGTTAGTCAGAGTCTGAGCAAGAGACTGCCGGTGTTACTGGGTAGTGTCCATGTGCACTGCACGATCTGAGATACCTACCAGTATACGATTGGATCCAGTCGTTAACGCTACAACTTTAATATCATGATCCACTCGTTTCACCACTGAAACCTTCTTCCCTTATCCCAAATGTATGATGACAATACCCTATCATTGAACTAAGGGCGACCTTTCTTAAACGGAATATGATGGACTAAAAGGTTTACCAATAAGGCGTGACTAAATGCCTATGTCATTCCCTATGTATTACATGTGTAGAGCCTTATGTTTCAGCAAGATTATACCACACACTGCTCGAGCAGTCCTATCGACGTGAGTTGAACACCTTTTCCAGTCTCCATAGGCAAAAGAATTACTCGACTTGACTCCTTGTTCCCACAATCAATATGAATCGCTAACCGACATTTTTTGTAAATTATATGGAAACCATACACAAACTATTTACTTACCTCCTAAACATCCCCCATATCACCCGCCCCAACCATGGCATCCCTAACAATCTCCCTCTCCGCTCGAGCCCCCGAATCACCAAACAAcccatcaatctcctccaacgTCTTCCCACTCGTCTCCGGCACCAACAGCACCGCCCACACCCCAGCCAACGTACACATCACCGCAAAGAATACATACGTTCTGTACCCGATATCCGACAACATGGAAGGTGTCACCACCCCAATAATAAAGTCTGACAGCCAGATAGTACACGTCGCCAACGCGACACCTTTTGATCGGGACGCATTAGGAAACACCTCTGCCGGCAACGCCCATCCCAACGGGGAATACGACACGCCGTAGATGAGAATGAACACGAAGGCCATAGCGACACACCCCCAGCCTGCTGCCACATGGCTTGCCCAATCATCCGAGTACAGCCCGGATAAAACAGCAATAATCATGTACGCTATGGCCATGCCAAACGCGCCATAGATAGCTAGTGCGCGTCGCCCGACCCCCTCGATAATGAACGCACAAAACACTGCTGCCACGGCTTGAATAATGTTGAACACGCCGGATAAAATGGTAGACATGCTGTCTGACTGTCCCAGGGATTGGAATAGTGTTGGCGCGTAGTAAATGAACGCGTTGATCCCCGAGAACTGCTGGAAGAAGCCCACGCCGCAGGCCACGGCGACGCGTTTCCAGGTACCTCGGGAGAAAAGGTGCATCCAGGAGAAGAGCTCGAGTTTGAGACCTGTGGCGCCGGGGTGGCGGCGGTCCTGGACTATACGTTGGTAGGTGACTTCGGAGACGATGGTGCGGAATTCGGCTTGGATGCGGGGGTCTGTACGTGGGAGGCCGCGGAGTTTGGAGAGGCTGGAGAGACAGTCGTCTTGGCGGTCAACGAGGGCGAGCCAGCGCGGGGAGTAGGGGTAGAAGTGGATTCCGATGCCAAGGAGGGTGGCGGTCACCATTTGAAGACCGAAGGGGAGGCGGAAGGAGGCTTCGCTGGGGATGTAGCGCGTTGCGTAGGTGATCCAGTAGGCGATGACGACGCCGAGGGTGATGGAGATAGAttcgaggacgaggaggattcCACGGAGTTCGGGGGGTGATGTTTCGGAGATGTATAGGGGTGCACCCTCCAGAGTGGGGTAGGGTCAGTATGTTGATAGATAGGGATAATGGCTGGGggcaggggaggggggatacGTACCATGGCTAGAGTTCCCACTCCTATACCCCCGATGAAGCGGCCAGCAACTAGCATGTCGTAGTTCACGGCTGCAGTCTGCAAGATAGCGCCGAGGTCGAAGATTACCACGACGACTGTGATGGCCCATTTTCTAGAGATGCGATCTGCAAGATAGGACATGAAGAGACAGCCAACAAAAGcacccagcaacaacatTCCTGTCATGAGACCCTTTCCGAAAGCAGTTTCAGACCGAGGATACACGGCATGGAACTGATCCATCACGTTGATGATAGAGATCACACCCATATCATAACCCATGGAGAAGCCGCCCAGCGAGGCCAGGGTTGCCGACCCGAAGACATACCACGAGCGGAAGAGGCCGCGGATGCCGCCCACGCCATAGGCCAGATCAGAGGTCGACTCGATCGCGCCAACATTCTCATCATGCTCGGCAGTTGCGAGGTCTTTCTTCAATTGGATTGATGATCGGTCGGGTGTGTCATTGTCTGCCATGATTGCAGGAGGCTAAGATGCAATGTATGTGCTACTAGTGAATGGGGGGTGTGGATCAGCTGAGAGGCAACCCACCATCCCATACCCAGAAGGGCGTAGGCATATATATACCGGAGTCAATTGCCGATCTATATAGGGTTGCGGCTAGTAAAATATGCATTCGCCGATAAGGTTGAAGCTGGACTCCGGGGGGGAATATGGGGTAACTTTCCCGGTCTGGAATGACTATAATGTACCCCGGATTTCCCCGCATCCAGTGCCCGGGACGAACCGCCCACGTCGGATGATTGGTGGATGGAAGGTTGCATGACATCCTTGGGACTCTAATTGGGGCTGTCCAACGAAAGCGGGCAAgaattcttcttctgtcgAAGCGGGTAATGTTGCCCCTTTCCTTGGGTCGTAGTGAACTGATGAGGTCATCGCACAGGTCTTGTGCTCGTATAGGTGGATATTGCGGCCATTTTATCCTCATCTGACCTGTTCACTCGACTCTCTGCCGTCTGAGCGGTGTTTGAGCGGGAATCTCTACTGGTTTCAGCTACTGGCTATTCTCTAGGCATTGGATTCTTGGTCCGTGATATACATTTAAGCATATAACAGCCTCTTTCGAAGAAAAATACGGCAACTGGAAGGAGAGGTGCACACACGGCAGTCAGTAGAGTTCGATCAGGGTCATGTGATCGCGTTGTGCCTTGGCCCTCAGTCTTTGCCCTCGTTGCTCCCATAGCAATGATTCGCCTCAAACACATGACTGATTATGCCGCCATATTGTAATCTGGTGATTTATTTGCAGTTTCACTTGGTTGTCTGCTGTAACGCGGGCTGGAAAttagagggaaaaaagaacagaATGATTATGGGTCGCTGAACAAATGGGAGACAAAAGCAACGACAACACGGGCTATGAAAAAGCAAATGCCGTTCGTGACACGGGAAGAGTAATGTCAGGACATGAAATGGGTTTCAACCAAGGTTGACCAGAACTCTACGGCTTTGGTCCCCGCTGGAAGTTTTACCCTACAAACACTCAATCTTTGATAAGATAAACATCAAATTGGTCAAATCTGATATCTTTAATCTGCCCCTATTTTCCATCAGCACGCCTGTCAGACTAACTGCATGCGGTGTAGCCTGCATGTTTCTTTCCTAGCCAAGCACCACGTGACTCGTTTCTCATGAATCAGCCACTCACGTGTCAGGACCGTTTATCGCCTCATTATGAAACAGTCATCGCCGCCATTTCAACTTTCCTTCTCTCATTGAGTCGCTCGGTTATTCTCTATATCGTGCTGCTATCATGTCTGCTATGCATCATTCCATTGATTGACCTGACGAATAATGCTGGCAATATGCgtctttctccctccacccatGTGAGGGATACAGTGATTGGTCCCCTGAGATCGAGGCGGGGTTGCAAAACCTGCAAGTAGGTGCTTTGAGACTATATCCCCGCGACATAAGCTTACAAATGATAACTCCAGGGCTCGGAGAGTCAAGTGTGGTCAGGAAAAGCCAAGTTGTCTTCGTTGCAGCAAGACAGGCCGTAACTGCGAATATGAAGGCCCCAATCTAGGCACGTTTTCCTCCACACCTGCGACCATTTCAGTCCTCGACAAGCCACTGTCTTCGGCACCGGATACAGTCTGGAAGGAGCGTCGCGCATTCGCCTACTACTTCCAACATATTGCCCTGTTCATCGGCGGGGGTCTAGAAGTTGACTTCTGGAGCACCATCGTTCCCCAGATTTGCCGCAGCGAACCCGCTGTGTGggatgccatcatctccctGAGCACCCTGTTTGAGAGCCCAGAGCCATGTCCAGATATAGCCTTTCAACGTCAGAAAGACGTCGTTCTCCTTAATCAGTACCACCGAGACGCCATCAGCTGGTATTCCCGCTCAATGGCCCAAGTCCGTCAGCGACTGGACCGCGGCGACGGGGATGTCCTGGTCGGACTGGTCAGCTGTATACTTTTCATGTGCATTGAAGGTTTTCAGGGCGGTGCAGCACAAGCCACCCTGCTTTACGGTCAAGGCGTACAGCTTATCGTCACATTGCGTGCTCAGATCGCTTCTGGGGTCATATCGTCATCCAAAACTGCATGGTTGGAGGACATCATCGTTCCGATCTTCATTCGTCTTGGGGCAACGGCGCTCAACTTTTCCGCTGTTCCGGTCGGCGCTTTGCTGCCCGACGCTGACCATACCTTGACACAGAGGTTTGCCTCTCTCAAATCTGCTCGCGAAGCCCTCGTTCTCTTGCTTGCAGAGGCTCAGCTCTTCCAGCGTGTCTGCCTGCCATATTTCTTGGAACCTGAAGGATTCAACCCATCTCGCGAGTTGCTCGATCAACGCCTCGCTCTATTCGGTAGACTAAAGGTGTGGTACGCTGCGTTCACGGATTTGATGGAAATCTTGCATATGAAAGGGTCTTTATCACCGCAGCAAATCAGCACTGGCGCCCTCCTTCTCGCTTATCACGAGATGCTATACGTAATGATCGGGACTTTCACATGTCAGCTGGAGACCGCAAACGACGCATACCTTCCGCAATTTCAAAACATAGTGGACCAGTCTCAAGTCGCGCTGGGTGCTTCGGCTCGATCAGACGGATCCCAACCTCCACTTTCGCTTGAACTTGGCATCTCGATTCCCCTGTGGTTCACTAGTCTAAAATGCAGAGAACCCAAACTTCGACAAACAGCATTAAGCCTAGCTGGTCAAGCACCTGCAGTGCAGGCATTCTACAAGGTTATCACTGGGGCAAGGTGGTCGCAAACAATCATAACAATAGAAGAAGTGTGCGCAGTGGTTATGAAGTCATCTGAAGGACTGCCGGAGTCGACGAGTCAATTGCAACACCCATACTGTCAGGACTTTGGCAGCAGCATAATCGGTTCGGATCTCGGAAGTCAACCCAGCACACCAGGACTGGAATTTGTCGCCAGCCCATACTCGGTGGATTCGGATGTGGATACCGGGACAGCAGTCACAGAACTCGTCCCAGAAGAGGCACGCATTAGACCCATAAACCTCTTCCGTGTCCAAGACGGCTTCCCTCCAGGAACAACGGAGGAAGAAATCGCAAGATGGAGCCCGTATCGTGATCAAAGCTTCATGCATTATCTACGGAATGAGCGTGATCCAGTCACTGGTGCTTGGAAGATTGCGCATGGGTTCACTCCAATTGATTACTGATTATAATACCGACTCATCTGT includes the following:
- a CDS encoding multicopper oxidase (CAZy:AA1;~COG:Q;~EggNog:ENOG410PKIJ;~InterPro:IPR008972,IPR011707,IPR011706,IPR001117;~PFAM:PF00394,PF07732,PF07731;~go_function: GO:0005507 - copper ion binding [Evidence IEA];~go_function: GO:0016491 - oxidoreductase activity [Evidence IEA];~go_process: GO:0055114 - oxidation-reduction process [Evidence IEA]), whose amino-acid sequence is MHGIRMFETGFSDGVPGVTQCPIAKNDTYTYEFTATQYGTTWYHSHYSLQYTDGLLGPLTIYGPASVVDYDDALEPLMLADRIHQGAFGRWTWVTVENHNPPIPMDTILINDHGSAAGKFQNLRYRTKKVTKGKKYLLRLINASTDTAFIFSIDQHKMTVIGTDLVPITPYLKDTLYIGIGQRYHVIVEADAIDECRNYWIRTQPATGCHNFNFEPNERQGIFVYNEDNHDDPISTPYVPPYNGDCRDEEHKVLRPVVEWQVPPPTPDQLRKVQSPWMVLKQDNFTMPPEEGHDGTNDPKWSAWQIHDDPAWVNYKDLTINHLNGSHTWPANAALFEIRRNESNWAYMVIDGAHQPKESGTPLGEKTVPAAHPMHLHGHDFALLKQSYTKLDDKLFDGNHTADLQKFIETELEYNNPARRDVVLLPKGGYIVIAFKVDNPGAWLLHCHIA
- a CDS encoding uncharacterized protein (COG:P;~EggNog:ENOG410PHDT;~InterPro:IPR020846,IPR005828,IPR036259;~PFAM:PF00083;~TransMembrane:11 (o136-159i171-188o194-212i254-271o283-302i342-363o383-402i414-433o445-466i478-500o506-524i);~go_component: GO:0016021 - integral component of membrane [Evidence IEA];~go_function: GO:0022857 - transmembrane transporter activity [Evidence IEA];~go_process: GO:0055085 - transmembrane transport [Evidence IEA]); translation: MADFGPRAPHGPDMNGKQDFAEMHPNEKEGFDRLLRPDDSYTAQGVYWADLPIGQRVKFVTSVDNKERSRQWSALWAEIKRDPLSPIMGYFRNTIIPGAGIGLEGYVLLSIGNISTLFQHSFSTCWNSYEICNKQWINAITYLEIVGIIIGQVLVGVIGDWVGRRWGLLQDAWIMFLGLVMLTCAWGVTQNGWVICYAWSLFIYGIGVGGEYPMTATSGMENAVGSGKLSTREDRLHRGSKVVGVFSMQGWGQVLNQAILMILLLIFNAGSGEEPISQTNTQWTYRISFVIPMVGTFWLIYYRAYHMKAASKQLAATKKKNSVTGYDTESLRLTFKYFTPRVLATAGGWFANDVFFYGAKLFSSDFIKVISPNTKSIFVTWQWSFINCVVTLMGYYAAIMLVDNKLYGRKWMQIMGFLLCFIVYVVPAFHYHYYTQAAHIHSFQAMYFLGSFFNQFGPNCITFLVAGEVFPTPIRATAHGISAACGKLGALLAAILFNYIDTQTKFYFVPWWGIFGMFLTYFFLPDTTGLDLKEQERRWRFIREGRENEYHGVAIHPKHLSLWERFRGVGKYYDPELDYQQRVEEYRSEWEAIMARRSEETKTSDDVDLAFVEDDLLEGSVHNYFHRTSSFTKSQSVEKVTEAEPSE